In Janthinobacterium agaricidamnosum NBRC 102515 = DSM 9628, the DNA window TGTCCATCATCACTACCGAAACCGGCCTGCAATACGAAGAATTGACCGTTGGCGAAGGCGCCGTGGCGACCGCGGGTCAAAACGTGGTTGTGCACTACACCGGCTGGCTGCAAAACGACGACGGCAGCGCCGGCGCCAAATTCGATTCCAGCAAGGACCGCAACGACCCATTCGAATTCCCATTGGGCGCCGGCCGCGTGATCCAGGGTTGGGATCAGGGCGTGCAAGGCATGAAAGTCGGCGGCAAGCGCAAGCTGATCATCCCGGCGGCGCTGGGCTACGGTTCGCGCGGCGCCGGCGGCGCGATTCCGCCAAACGCCACCCTGATTTTCGACGTCGAACTGCTGGGCGTGTAATGCAAGCGGCGACTGTTACAGGGATGCGCGGCGCCCTGCTGCTGGCGGTTTGCCTGCCGGCATTGGGCGGCTGCACCGCGATCGCGGTCACCTCGACAGTCGTCGGCGCCGGCGTTTCGGTGGCATCGACCGCGGTCGACGCCACCGTGCTGGTCGGCAAAGGCGTGGTCAAGGCAGGCAGCGCCGTGGCCGGGTCGGGTAACTGAGCCTGGCAACTGCTTGAGTTCTCAATTCTCAGGCAAGAATACTTCCCGTTTTATCCTTCCCTTTCAAGAAACTCCACCGCTACACGGCAAAAACCGGCGCGGCGCCATATTCGAGTATCTCCTCTACTGTTTTATAGCGTTTTAACACTGTTTTATTACTATGATGTCGGACGTTCCTCGATTTCAGAGCAATATTTCATCCAACAGGAGACTCCATGAGTTTACAAGAGCAATTCGAGCAAGCGCAGCTTGACTCCAAGACCCTGTCCGAGCGTCCGGACAATATGACTTTGCTGAAAATGTATGCGTTGTTCAAGCAAGGTTCCAACGGCGATGCGAGCGGTGACCGTCCCGGCTTCACCGACATGATCGGCCGCGCCAAGTTCGACGCCTGGGCCGCGCTGGCCGGCACCTCGATCGAAGATGCGCAACAACAATATATCGACCTGGTCGACGACTTGAAGGACTGATGCCCCAGGCACGCTGCGCATAAAAAAACGGCTATCCATACGATAGCCGTGGTTGTTTCAAGCCCGATTCAGCTTACTTTTTCGCCGCCGCCAGGGCCGCCGCGATCCAGCCGTCGAACGTTTCCTGGTGCCACTTGATCCAGCCATCGGTCTGCCGTTCGATATCTTCCGGACGATTCTGGCCGTCGCGCATGCGCTGGTTTTGCGCATTGATGTCGGCCACCGGCAATTGCATCACCTCGAATAATTTGGCCGCCGCCGGATTATGGTCGGCGAAAATCTTGTTGGACACGATGCGCGCGGTATTCACCGGGAAGCCGTAATTGCTCCCGTCCGGCAAGGCGGTATCGACCTTGCCCTGCTCGCCCGGCAAGGCCGAGAACGGCACTTTCAGCCACACCACATCCTTGCCCGGCACCAGCACGCCACTCACCCAGTACGGGGTCCAGGTGTAATACAAAATCGGTTCGCCGCGCTGGTAGCGGCCAATGGTGTCGGCCATCAACGCCGCGTAGCTGCCTTGCACGTGGGTCACGGTTTCGCGCAATTTATAGGCCGTCAACTGGTGTTCGATGACCGCTTCGCAACCCCAGCCAGGATTACACCCCGTCAAATCAGCCTTGCCGTCGCCGTCATGGTCGAACAATTTGGCCAGGTTAGGATCGCGCAACTGATCGATATTGGTGATGCCGTATTTGTCGGCGCTGGCCTTGTCGATCAAATAGCCTTGCGCGGCCGGCCCGGCGTACTGGCCGGTGCGCGACAGTTTGGCGTCGCCGCCGGCGTTCTTGTAAAAGTCGGCGTGCATCGGGTCCCAATGCACCGCCATGAAGGTGGCGTCGCCATTGGCGATGGCGATGTGGGCGGTCGGGTATTCGACTTCCTTGATCGGCGCCACGTCGTAGCCCAGCTTTTGCAGCGCACGGCTGACCAGCAGGGTCTGGAAGGTTTCTTCGGCAATCGAACTTTGCAGCGGCTGCACCGCGATGCCTTTGCCGGGCAAATTATTGACAAGCACTGCTTCGGCGGCGCTGGCCAGGCCGACGCTGAAGAACAGCACGGCGCCGGCGAATACATGACGCAAATACGCATTTTTTATTATCATGAAATTCCTTTTAATTATTGGGCGGCCAACGCGGCCCGTGCTTCGGCCGGATTGTCGTTGCGGCTGCGCTGCCACAGGCGGCTGACAAAACCGGCCGGGCCGGTTTGCCACCAGTGGCGCACGCCGCGGCGCGGCTGGCCCATCGCTTGCGTCAAGCGGTCCAGCGTGATCGCCAGCAGCACGATGCCAAGACCGCCAACCGATGCCAGGCCCATGTCGAGACGGCCGATGCCGCGCAATACCATTTGACCCAGGCCGCCGACCGCGATCATCGACGCGATCACCACCATCGACAGCGACAGCATCAGCGACTGGTTGATGCCGGCCATGATCGATGGCATCGCCAGCGGGAATTGCACCTTGGTCAGCAATTGCCATGGCGACGCGCCATACGCGCGGGCCGCCTCGATCAGGTCGGGACGCACCTGGCGAATGCCCAGGTTGGTCAGGCGCACCAGCGGCGGCAGCGCAAAGATGATCGTGACGATCACGCCCGGCGCATTGCCGATACCAAACAACATCACCACCGGCACCAGATAGACAAAGGCCGGCGTGGTCTGCATCGCATCGAGCACCGGGCGCATCCAGCGCTGGGCCCGGTCGCTACTGGCCAGCAATATCCCTAAAGGCAAGCCTATGGCAAGACAGAAAGCCAGCGAGGTCAGCACCAGCGACAGCGTCACCATCGCTTCCGGCCAAATGCCCAGCATAGCCACCAGCAGCAGCGCCAGCACGGTGCCGACGGCCAGCGTGCGGCTGGTGAATTGCCAGGCCAGCAAGCCGATGATGGCGATCACGGTCAGCGACGGCGCGCTTTGCAGCAAGCCGTCGACGCTGGTCAGGGTGCTGTCGATCGGCGCGCGCACCGCCTGGAAGAATGGACGGAAATGCTGCACCACCCAGCCCAGGCCGTGGTTGATCCAGCTTTCCAGCGGCAGCGAGCCATCGAATAACTGGTGCAGCTGGAAACCGCTGCCGGCATCGACCGGCGCCGCCGGCAAGTCCAGCCAGCGCGTGTCGGGCACGCTGACGGCGTCGGTGGCCCAGGGATTGATGAAGGCAGGCGCGGCGGGAGCAACTTGCGGTATCGTCGCGGCGCTGTCGATCACGGTGTGTACCGCGCTTGGGGAGGTCATCATGCTTGGCCTTTCTGCAATTGAGCTTCGCTCAGTGCGGGAGTGTCGCGGTCGAGGAATTTAAGCAAGGTAGTCTTGCTGATGGCGCCGCTGAAACTGCCGTCATTGGCCACCACCGGCACCGCGTACGGCGCGTGGGCGACCTGGCCGAACAGGCCGGCCACCGGTTCATCGGCGCTGATCGGCTGCACGTCCGGCAAGTAGGCGTGGACCAGGCCCAGCGGGCCGACATGGCCGTCGAGCGCGCTGCGCAGCGAATCGGCCGACACCACGCCGAGGAATTTGCGGGCCGGACTGACTACATAGGCAAACGCCCGGTCCTGGTCTTCCAGCATGGTCAGGGCCGCGCGCGAACCGCGGCTCGGGTGTTCGTCGACCACCACCTGGCTCTTGCGGGCGATATCGCCGGCCTTGAACACGGCCGCCGCATCGACGCCGCGCACAAAGTTACGCACATAATCGTTGGCCGGCCGGCGCAGGATTTCTTCCGGCGTGCCCACTTGCACCACATGGCCATCCTTCATGATCGCGACCCGGTCGCCGATGCGCATCGCCTCGTCGAGGTCATGCGAAATGAAGACGATGGTGCGGCGCTTGACTTGCTGCAAGCGCAGCAGTTCAGATTGCATCTCGGTGCGGATGATCGGGTCGAGCGCCGAAAACGCTTCGTCCATCAGCAGGATCGAAGGGTCGCAGGCCAGCGCGCGGGCCAGGCCGACGCGCTGCTGCATACCGCCCGACAATTCATCGGGATAACTGGCGCCCCAGCCTTTCAAGCCGACTTGCTCCAGCGCCTGGTTGGCCAGCGCATGGCGTTCGGCGCGCGGCACGCCGGCCAGCTCCATGCCGAACGCGGTATTGTCCAGCACCGTGATTTGCGGCAGCAATGCAAACGACTGGAACACCATGCTGATGTCCTTGCGGCGCAAGGCGCGCAGTTCGCTGTCGGGCAAGGTATTGATGTCCTGGCCGTCGATCAGGATGCGGCCGGCGGTCGGTTCGATCAGCCGGTTCAGCATGCGCACCAGCGTCGATTTGCCGGAACCGGACAAGCCCATGATGACGAAGATTTCACCGGCTTCGATGGTCAGGCTGGCGTCGAAGACGCCGATGGAGCAATCGGTCCGGGCCAGGATGTCCTGTTTGCTGCTGCCCTTGCGGACCAGTTCCAGCGCCGCTTGCGGCGCGTCGCCGAAGACTTGGAACACATGGTCGATAATGATTTGTTTAGCCACGTCGTGGTTCTCCCTCGATAAGACGAATGGAACGAAACCCGGGCAGGCGCGGGCCCGCAGCGGGTATCATGAACCCTGCTCAAGGGGGTCGCGCAAGGATGCTGAATAGCACGCGATGGCGACCACGGCCGCAGGAACAGGGTGTGACACGCGTCAGGCGGATGGATCAATCATTCCGCCGGAAACGGGGGTGTCGTGCGCGTCAAAAGAGGCTGGGTTCAGGACTTTTGAATCACGCTGGCGACATGCAAAACATGCCACCGATATTTTTGTATAGCCGAAGATTCGGCAAAGCTACGGACGCCAGGCCCGATGGATGATTTGTCGCTGGCCGTGAGGCACCAGGAAGACAAATTACTGCGTTGCAGGTTGTGAATTAGACAGCCATTATAGCGTTCAAGGGCAAAAAAGTCTATTCGCCATTTCTATCGAACTGTGCTACAGCGCACATATGGGCTGCTGTGCACGAGGAAAAACAGCTGGGCGGAGCGGCGGCTGTTCGGCGGCCGCCCGCGTTGCATGCGGCGCAATCAGGCCTTGTCGCCAAACACTTTTTTCATGTTTTCGGCAATCTTGCTTTCAATCCTGGAAGAGAAAGCGCTGAACAAAAAGCCCAGCTTGAGCTGCATCTGCGCCTGCGTCTTTGCCAGCGTCAGCGAACCTTCGACGCCACTGCGCTCGAAATGCAAGACATCGCCTTGCCACTGGCATGCCAGCTCGTATTCCTCGGCCAGCTTGTCGGCTACTTTTTGTGCCGCTTCGCGGGCCTTTGTCGGCGTCAGGTTATGTTCCTGAACGATATTAATATCAGCCATCCAGCTATCCTTTTTTGTCAAAACGGGTCATCCCAGCCGCAATCATGCCAGTTGCCCCTCGAGTGCGCCAGTGTTGGCGCCACCAGACCGTCGCACTTGAAGTTTGCTACAGATCAAACGAATCGACAGTCATAGGCGGACTATTTTAGTTCGATGCGCGGCGCATGCGTGACAAAAATCCGGCGTCCCATCGATGCAGCGGCAAAGCAGCCGCGTCTTTTATGGAGTATCAACATGGACCAAAAAGTTATCGTACCGGTCGAAGCAGTCCTGACGCAATGCGCCTCGCTGCCCGTCAGCTACGTCCCCACCCCATCGGCGCCCTACCGCCAGCACCGCAAGAATGTCCAGTTGACCTTGCAGCCCGGCATGCCGCGTCCCAACGACATCATCAGCAAGGACAAGACCGTGGTGCCGCTCGGTTCGCGCGTGCTGATCTGGAAACAGGATCCGTCGGTCAGCGAACTGGGCACCCGCAAGGCCTTCTTGCCGGGCCTGATCCTGCAAGGGCCGCGCGACGCCCGCATCGTCAACGGCGTGCCGGGCATTCCACCAGTCAGCCCGAACGCCTTCGGCGACTTCATCATGTCGCCCAATACCGACCAGTTCGACGCGATCCACACCTTCGCCGTGGTGCGCCAGACGCTGACCATGTACCAGCGCGCGCTGGCCAGGAACCAGCAAGGTGCGCCATTGCCATGGCAATGGAACAACGCCAGCAATACCGACCCGCTGAAGGTCTTCCCGCATGGCTTGCCGAACGTCATGAATGCGTATTACAGCCGCAGCGACAAGGCGCTCAAGTTCGGCGATTTCGTGCCCAGCGGCGGCACCGAGCGGGTCTACACTTGCCGCTCGTTCGATATCGTGTCGCATGAAACCGGCCACGCGGTGCTGGATGGCTTGAAACCGCAATGGCTGCTGAGCAACAATCCGCCGCAAACCGGCGGCTTGCATGAATCGTTCGGCGACCTGACGGCGATCTTCCTGGCGCTGTCGCAACTCGACCAGGTCGAAGCCGTGATCGCCCAGACCAAGGCCGACTTGCACGACAAAACCTTCCTGGCCGACCTGGCCGAGCAATTCGGCCTGGCGCTGGGCCGCGCGAACGGCTTGCGCAACGCCGACAACGATTTCAAGCTGTCGCAAGTGAGCGACGAGGTGCATGCAATTTCGCAAGTGTTCACCGGCGCCATCTACGACATCCTGGCCGATATCTTCGCCTACGAACGCAATATCCGTATCGAAGACGATGCGGCGGTGCTGCACCGCTGCGGCGACTACCTGCGCAGCCTGGTCTTGCGCGCGCTGATAGGCGCGCCCGATGTCGCCGCGACCTACGCCGACGTGGCCAACCAGATGCTGCTGCTGGCCGCCCAGGACGGCAAACCGCAGCAATACCACGACTTCATCTACCAGCGCTTCAATGTCAGGGAAGTGCTGGGCAATGCGCCGCTGACGGCGCAGGCGGGGCAACAAACCTTGTATGAAGCCGGCGTGCAAGACCATCAAGGCCTGGTGCAAGACCGGCGCGGCTGCTGCGGCACGATGACCA includes these proteins:
- the proW gene encoding glycine betaine/L-proline ABC transporter permease ProW, producing the protein MMTSPSAVHTVIDSAATIPQVAPAAPAFINPWATDAVSVPDTRWLDLPAAPVDAGSGFQLHQLFDGSLPLESWINHGLGWVVQHFRPFFQAVRAPIDSTLTSVDGLLQSAPSLTVIAIIGLLAWQFTSRTLAVGTVLALLLVAMLGIWPEAMVTLSLVLTSLAFCLAIGLPLGILLASSDRAQRWMRPVLDAMQTTPAFVYLVPVVMLFGIGNAPGVIVTIIFALPPLVRLTNLGIRQVRPDLIEAARAYGASPWQLLTKVQFPLAMPSIMAGINQSLMLSLSMVVIASMIAVGGLGQMVLRGIGRLDMGLASVGGLGIVLLAITLDRLTQAMGQPRRGVRHWWQTGPAGFVSRLWQRSRNDNPAEARAALAAQ
- a CDS encoding FKBP-type peptidyl-prolyl cis-trans isomerase; translated protein: MSIITTETGLQYEELTVGEGAVATAGQNVVVHYTGWLQNDDGSAGAKFDSSKDRNDPFEFPLGAGRVIQGWDQGVQGMKVGGKRKLIIPAALGYGSRGAGGAIPPNATLIFDVELLGV
- a CDS encoding acyl-CoA-binding protein; translated protein: MSLQEQFEQAQLDSKTLSERPDNMTLLKMYALFKQGSNGDASGDRPGFTDMIGRAKFDAWAALAGTSIEDAQQQYIDLVDDLKD
- the proV gene encoding glycine betaine/L-proline ABC transporter ATP-binding protein ProV encodes the protein MAKQIIIDHVFQVFGDAPQAALELVRKGSSKQDILARTDCSIGVFDASLTIEAGEIFVIMGLSGSGKSTLVRMLNRLIEPTAGRILIDGQDINTLPDSELRALRRKDISMVFQSFALLPQITVLDNTAFGMELAGVPRAERHALANQALEQVGLKGWGASYPDELSGGMQQRVGLARALACDPSILLMDEAFSALDPIIRTEMQSELLRLQQVKRRTIVFISHDLDEAMRIGDRVAIMKDGHVVQVGTPEEILRRPANDYVRNFVRGVDAAAVFKAGDIARKSQVVVDEHPSRGSRAALTMLEDQDRAFAYVVSPARKFLGVVSADSLRSALDGHVGPLGLVHAYLPDVQPISADEPVAGLFGQVAHAPYAVPVVANDGSFSGAISKTTLLKFLDRDTPALSEAQLQKGQA
- the proX gene encoding glycine betaine/L-proline ABC transporter substrate-binding protein ProX gives rise to the protein MIIKNAYLRHVFAGAVLFFSVGLASAAEAVLVNNLPGKGIAVQPLQSSIAEETFQTLLVSRALQKLGYDVAPIKEVEYPTAHIAIANGDATFMAVHWDPMHADFYKNAGGDAKLSRTGQYAGPAAQGYLIDKASADKYGITNIDQLRDPNLAKLFDHDGDGKADLTGCNPGWGCEAVIEHQLTAYKLRETVTHVQGSYAALMADTIGRYQRGEPILYYTWTPYWVSGVLVPGKDVVWLKVPFSALPGEQGKVDTALPDGSNYGFPVNTARIVSNKIFADHNPAAAKLFEVMQLPVADINAQNQRMRDGQNRPEDIERQTDGWIKWHQETFDGWIAAALAAAKK
- a CDS encoding polyhydroxyalkanoic acid system family protein, with amino-acid sequence MADINIVQEHNLTPTKAREAAQKVADKLAEEYELACQWQGDVLHFERSGVEGSLTLAKTQAQMQLKLGFLFSAFSSRIESKIAENMKKVFGDKA